Proteins encoded by one window of Paenibacillus urinalis:
- the sdhA gene encoding succinate dehydrogenase flavoprotein subunit has translation MATSNIIVVGGGLAGLMATTKAAEAGVHVHLFSIVPVKRSHSVCAQGGINGAVNTKGEGDSPWVHFDDTVYGGDFLANQPPVKAMCEAAPGIIHLMDRMGVMFNRTPEGLLDFRRFGGTKHHRTAFAGATTGQQLLYALDEQVRRWETAGLVTKHEHWEFLQAVVDDEGICRGIVAQDLRSMEVATFAADATILATGGPGIIFGKTTNSVINTGTAASAVYQQGVTYANGEFIQIHPTAIPGDDKLRLMSESARGEGGRIWTYKDGKPWYFLEEKYPAYGNLVPRDIATREIFDVCVNQNLGVNGENMVYLDLSHKDPKELDVKLGGIIEIYEKFMGDDPRKIPMKIFPAVHYSMGGMWVDYKQMTNIPGLFAAGECEYQYHGANRLGANSLVSAIYGGMVAGPKAVEYIKGLKKSAQDVSSSVFDRYQKQQTDKYDRITKMQGTENAYVIHKELGDWMKDNMTVVRYNDRLEATIGKIKELKERYKNINVNDTSSWNNTSASFTRQLWNMLELAEAMTLGGLLRNESRGAHYKPEFPDRDDENFLKTSLAKWTPDGPEISYEPVDVSLIPPRIRDYSKDK, from the coding sequence ATGGCTACATCCAACATTATTGTCGTGGGCGGCGGTCTTGCAGGACTTATGGCAACAACCAAAGCTGCAGAAGCAGGGGTCCACGTTCATCTATTTTCTATTGTACCTGTCAAAAGATCTCACTCCGTATGTGCCCAAGGCGGTATTAACGGCGCAGTTAACACCAAGGGGGAGGGCGATTCTCCATGGGTTCACTTCGACGATACCGTGTATGGCGGTGACTTCCTGGCGAATCAGCCGCCAGTTAAAGCGATGTGTGAAGCCGCACCAGGCATCATTCATCTAATGGACCGGATGGGCGTTATGTTTAACCGTACGCCGGAAGGACTGCTCGATTTCCGTCGTTTCGGAGGCACTAAGCATCACCGTACCGCGTTTGCAGGTGCGACGACAGGCCAGCAGCTGCTGTACGCTCTGGATGAGCAGGTACGCCGCTGGGAGACAGCGGGTCTCGTTACGAAGCATGAGCACTGGGAGTTTTTGCAGGCGGTTGTGGACGATGAAGGTATATGCCGCGGGATTGTGGCTCAGGATCTGCGCAGTATGGAAGTCGCTACATTCGCAGCGGATGCAACGATTCTGGCAACTGGCGGTCCCGGCATTATCTTCGGTAAGACGACGAACTCGGTTATTAATACAGGTACAGCGGCAAGTGCGGTATATCAGCAAGGTGTGACTTATGCGAACGGAGAATTCATTCAGATTCACCCGACAGCGATTCCGGGTGATGATAAGCTGAGACTGATGTCAGAATCGGCACGGGGTGAAGGCGGGCGCATCTGGACTTATAAGGATGGTAAGCCTTGGTATTTCCTTGAAGAGAAATACCCGGCTTACGGTAACCTTGTACCGCGGGATATTGCCACACGTGAAATTTTTGATGTGTGTGTTAACCAGAACCTCGGTGTGAATGGCGAAAATATGGTATATCTTGATCTGTCTCACAAAGATCCGAAAGAGCTCGATGTTAAGCTCGGCGGTATTATCGAGATCTATGAAAAATTCATGGGTGACGATCCGCGCAAGATTCCGATGAAGATATTCCCTGCGGTTCACTACTCTATGGGCGGCATGTGGGTCGACTATAAACAGATGACTAACATTCCGGGATTGTTCGCTGCAGGAGAGTGTGAATACCAATACCACGGGGCCAATCGACTTGGCGCCAATTCTCTTGTATCGGCGATCTACGGAGGGATGGTTGCAGGTCCTAAGGCGGTTGAATATATCAAAGGCCTTAAGAAATCAGCACAGGATGTATCCTCTTCTGTGTTCGACAGATATCAGAAGCAGCAAACCGATAAGTACGACCGCATTACCAAAATGCAAGGCACAGAGAATGCCTATGTTATTCATAAAGAACTTGGCGATTGGATGAAGGACAATATGACGGTTGTCCGCTACAATGACCGTCTAGAAGCGACCATCGGTAAAATTAAGGAATTAAAAGAGCGTTACAAGAACATTAACGTGAACGATACCTCCAGCTGGAACAATACGAGTGCATCCTTCACAAGACAGCTGTGGAACATGCTGGAGCTGGCTGAAGCGATGACGCTGGGCGGACTGCTTCGCAATGAGAGCCGCGGGGCGCACTACAAGCCGGAGTTCCCGGATCGTGATGATGAGAACTTCCTGAAGACGAGTCTTGCAAAATGGACGCCGGATGGACCGGAAATTTCGTATGAGCCTGTTGACGTATCTCTGATTCCGCCGCGTATCCGTGACTATTCCAAGGACAAATAA
- a CDS encoding succinate dehydrogenase cytochrome b558 subunit: MKGYYARKIHSLLGLIPLSVFFLMHMFSNFAAVEGGPERFQSAVNLINSLPLLLLMEIFVIYVPMLYHGVYGLYIAYQAQPNVGRFNNERNWRYTFQRISGVITFVFVIWHVYQTRVQVFLGEVSHEELGALMHSIVTNPVYFIIYLISVVAASYHFANGLWAFLVSWGITRGPRAQRVSSYVCMSLFAVCSIMFVASIFAFRSVEFDASAVIEMLKVTV; encoded by the coding sequence ATGAAAGGTTACTATGCCCGAAAGATTCACTCGCTTCTAGGCCTCATCCCTCTGAGTGTGTTTTTTCTTATGCACATGTTCTCGAACTTTGCAGCTGTTGAAGGCGGGCCGGAGAGGTTTCAGTCCGCAGTAAATTTGATCAACAGCCTTCCGCTGCTGCTTTTGATGGAAATCTTCGTGATTTATGTCCCTATGCTGTATCACGGTGTTTACGGATTGTACATTGCGTATCAGGCCCAGCCGAACGTTGGCAGGTTCAACAATGAGCGCAACTGGAGATATACGTTTCAGCGTATATCCGGCGTCATTACTTTCGTATTCGTGATCTGGCACGTCTATCAGACGCGCGTTCAGGTATTCCTGGGCGAGGTGAGCCATGAAGAGCTTGGTGCGCTGATGCACAGTATTGTAACGAATCCAGTCTATTTCATTATTTATCTGATTAGCGTCGTGGCAGCTTCTTATCACTTTGCCAACGGCTTGTGGGCATTCCTTGTTAGCTGGGGAATTACGCGAGGCCCTCGTGCACAGCGAGTATCCTCATACGTATGCATGAGCTTGTTCGCAGTCTGCTCTATTATGTTTGTTGCATCTATCTTTGCCTTCCGCTCTGTGGAATTTGATGCATCTGCTGTAATCGAAATGTTGAAAGTAACAGTCTAA
- a CDS encoding LysR family transcriptional regulator — translation MYEEMQAFAAVVEQSSLNQASKLLNLSQPALSRKIAKLEDELGVTLFNRVGKRLELTSIGRLAYDFAIEQQQQQLKFLQTLAQFKDDTDSAITLGASLTTLQTTLPPLITAFMDNHPHAEIKLVTGKTHEIVSSVRDKQADVGIVASSINEPGLNCLPLFDDHLELVVASTHPLSGQASKMDDLQKMPMITFSKGTWYRKLTDDLFHRSGVMPDIRMEIDSFEAIVRLLPTCKLAALLPKSYLRPQLLADNDLVTVHIPELRQTRRTTCMIYGQKEELSATAKQWIHEIREFFAAKRG, via the coding sequence ATGTATGAAGAAATGCAAGCATTTGCCGCTGTTGTTGAGCAATCCAGCCTGAACCAAGCCTCCAAGCTGTTAAACCTGTCACAGCCTGCTCTGTCCCGTAAGATCGCCAAATTGGAGGATGAACTAGGCGTTACCCTTTTCAATCGGGTTGGCAAGAGACTCGAGCTGACCTCTATCGGTAGACTTGCTTATGATTTTGCGATTGAACAGCAGCAGCAGCAGCTGAAATTTCTGCAAACGCTGGCTCAATTCAAGGACGATACGGACAGTGCTATTACGCTGGGTGCCAGCTTAACGACGCTGCAGACGACACTACCTCCGCTCATTACCGCATTTATGGACAACCATCCGCATGCGGAGATCAAGCTCGTTACAGGCAAGACTCATGAGATTGTATCCAGTGTGCGCGACAAGCAGGCTGATGTCGGCATCGTCGCTTCTTCTATTAACGAGCCTGGACTAAACTGTCTCCCTCTCTTCGACGACCATTTGGAGCTCGTTGTCGCCAGCACACATCCTCTGAGCGGACAAGCATCCAAAATGGATGATCTGCAAAAAATGCCGATGATCACCTTCTCCAAGGGTACCTGGTATCGCAAATTAACGGATGATCTGTTTCACAGATCAGGAGTTATGCCGGATATCCGGATGGAGATCGATTCCTTCGAAGCCATTGTACGTCTGCTTCCAACCTGCAAGCTTGCCGCTCTGCTCCCCAAATCCTATTTGAGGCCGCAGCTGCTCGCAGACAATGATTTGGTCACGGTTCATATTCCTGAGCTTCGACAAACAAGACGGACGACCTGCATGATCTATGGACAAAAAGAAGAGCTAAGCGCGACAGCCAAGCAGTGGATTCACGAAATACGTGAATTTTTCGCTGCGAAGCGCGGTTAG
- a CDS encoding potassium channel family protein, with translation MKNQQFVVVGLGRFGSSLAMELVENGYEVLGIDRNEEIVNDMSEFLTHAVVADASDEDTLRSLGIRNFDCGIVAIGDDIQMSILSAILLKELGVKKVIAKAISLLHGRALEKLGVDRIVYPERDMGKRVAHQLVTPNLLDYIDLSDNYSIVEMTVPRCLNGKTLSELNSRARYNCSIVALQKNEGIIIAPTALDHVHTGDIMIIIGTNDNIERFDEEVISQ, from the coding sequence ATGAAAAATCAGCAATTTGTTGTTGTTGGGCTCGGCCGCTTCGGTTCCAGCCTGGCAATGGAACTCGTAGAGAATGGTTATGAAGTCCTGGGTATAGACCGCAATGAGGAGATCGTTAATGATATGAGCGAGTTCCTGACTCATGCGGTCGTCGCGGATGCTTCGGATGAGGATACGCTTCGTTCACTGGGCATCCGTAATTTTGACTGCGGTATCGTGGCGATTGGCGACGATATTCAGATGAGTATTCTGTCCGCCATCCTGCTCAAGGAGCTTGGTGTGAAGAAGGTCATTGCTAAAGCGATCTCGCTCCTGCACGGCAGGGCGCTGGAGAAGCTGGGCGTAGACCGGATTGTCTATCCGGAGAGAGACATGGGCAAACGGGTTGCGCACCAGCTTGTCACGCCGAATCTGCTCGATTACATTGACCTGTCCGACAACTACAGCATTGTAGAAATGACGGTTCCGAGATGTCTGAATGGCAAAACGCTCTCCGAGCTGAATTCAAGAGCCAGATACAATTGCAGCATTGTCGCCCTGCAGAAGAATGAGGGCATCATTATTGCACCAACCGCACTCGATCATGTGCATACTGGAGATATCATGATTATTATAGGGACCAATGACAACATTGAGCGTTTTGACGAAGAAGTCATTAGCCAATAA
- a CDS encoding TrkH family potassium uptake protein, which yields MLNEQHRIFKLNPPQILVLGFAGIILIGTLLLMLPVSSANGQSVGFVDALFTATSATCVTGLVILDTGYDFSIFGQVVILFLIQIGGLGFMTMSTLIAIVFRRRISLRERLILQEAFNQSSIEGIVKLVRKVLFYSLTIEAIGAVLFALRWSFDMSIGKAVYFGVFHAISLFNNAGFDIFGEYRSLTLYVDDPFINIIAMALIVSGGLGFVVLSDVLELRKRKKRTLSLHSKVVLSITGFLIVFGAMVVFVLEFTNTKTLGGLDAGGKVLASFFQSVTSRTAGANSLDIAGLRQATQFFIILLMFIGASPGSTGGGIKTTTFAILVGAVLSMVRGRDDVVIFRYRLAQERIIKALTITMISLLLVVGVTMILSTTEDARFLMILFETTSAFATVGLSMGLTPELTTIGKLLICLTMFAGRLGPITLAYALNRKSKELYRHPEGKIIIG from the coding sequence GTGCTTAACGAGCAGCACCGTATTTTCAAATTGAATCCACCACAGATTTTGGTGCTTGGCTTTGCCGGCATTATCCTAATCGGCACCCTGCTCTTGATGCTGCCCGTTTCAAGTGCGAACGGACAAAGTGTAGGATTCGTTGATGCGCTGTTCACAGCGACATCTGCTACATGTGTAACCGGACTTGTCATTCTGGACACCGGATATGACTTTTCTATATTTGGCCAGGTCGTCATTCTGTTTCTTATCCAAATCGGCGGTCTGGGATTTATGACCATGTCCACCTTGATTGCCATCGTATTCAGACGGCGGATTTCGTTGCGGGAAAGACTGATCCTGCAGGAAGCGTTCAACCAGAGTTCGATTGAGGGCATTGTTAAGCTGGTACGTAAAGTATTATTCTACTCCCTGACGATTGAAGCAATAGGAGCTGTCTTGTTCGCACTTAGATGGTCTTTTGATATGAGCATAGGCAAGGCAGTGTATTTTGGCGTATTCCACGCAATATCGTTGTTTAACAACGCCGGCTTTGATATCTTTGGTGAATATCGGAGTCTGACGCTGTATGTGGATGACCCGTTCATCAACATCATCGCGATGGCATTGATTGTTTCGGGGGGTCTTGGCTTCGTCGTTCTCTCTGATGTGCTGGAGCTTCGAAAAAGAAAAAAACGGACCCTGTCACTACATTCAAAAGTAGTATTGTCGATCACAGGCTTCCTGATTGTCTTCGGTGCTATGGTTGTATTTGTCTTAGAATTCACCAATACGAAGACCTTGGGCGGACTGGATGCCGGAGGAAAAGTACTAGCTTCCTTCTTTCAATCCGTCACATCGAGGACGGCAGGCGCGAATTCGCTTGATATCGCGGGCTTACGCCAGGCAACCCAGTTCTTTATTATCCTGCTGATGTTTATCGGGGCTTCTCCGGGGTCGACTGGGGGCGGGATCAAGACTACGACATTTGCCATTCTTGTCGGTGCCGTGCTATCCATGGTACGAGGCCGGGATGATGTCGTCATATTCCGCTACCGTTTGGCTCAGGAACGAATTATTAAGGCACTGACGATTACAATGATTTCGCTGCTCCTGGTGGTGGGTGTAACGATGATTCTATCCACTACGGAAGATGCCCGCTTTCTTATGATCTTGTTTGAGACCACATCGGCATTCGCAACAGTAGGGCTGTCCATGGGGCTTACACCTGAGCTGACGACCATTGGCAAGCTGCTGATCTGCCTAACGATGTTTGCAGGTCGTCTTGGACCGATAACACTCGCTTATGCGCTTAATCGAAAGAGCAAGGAACTGTATAGACATCCAGAAGGCAAGATTATTATTGGTTAA
- a CDS encoding CPBP family intramembrane glutamic endopeptidase — MNRPGQPLVLKPNYSLLGVLAAIGLILFFIFQILPGTSMQSTEQQTAKVISKEEAYQAAVQYAESELGLNDKILFEDVLVTYQTSSELYGYLANQKLLEQYDKEYEEQYPYDVYRVRLQDQASGGYLNVDVHMNSAKPVSYIRQSPDSDYSTNELVPESEGRAALLRLSEGGISLEDKVSLAVPVLSELGYDVNALELETTESEPGLVYADHSKELGDSTLKLNFTFENGDIRSFDPEFSVPADHTAYVEKETSRANLMTLAGYGLFTLLLGVLAIVYSVLTRAYTSFKRGIWLSILYFLFSMIGTINLLPTFQAEGYSTLMLVILFGIQALFTLAMTALVYFSLVAGNGLWRKDGYNLWGRAKEPGYGRYVLHSMYSGYLWAFILLGLQSVIFFVLEKGLGVWSTTDASQSPYNMVYPWLMPILAWMAGIGEEAVYRLFGIRIFKKMVRSTVLAAMITSLIWAFGHTLYPIYPVITRPIELTIIGLVFSFIMIKHGFITSVFSHVIFNSILMGISLFAMQDAINVAAGVFWMILPAIVGYVIYRFHSGTKKEEPIFTAPHPEESQ; from the coding sequence TTGAATCGACCAGGGCAGCCTTTAGTGCTCAAACCGAACTACAGCTTGCTCGGGGTGCTCGCGGCCATCGGCCTGATCTTGTTTTTTATTTTTCAGATATTGCCGGGAACGTCAATGCAGTCAACGGAGCAACAGACAGCGAAGGTAATCAGCAAAGAAGAAGCCTACCAAGCTGCCGTTCAATATGCCGAGAGTGAACTCGGACTAAACGATAAGATTTTATTTGAGGACGTATTAGTTACATATCAGACAAGTTCCGAATTATACGGCTATCTGGCGAATCAGAAGCTGCTTGAGCAGTATGACAAAGAGTATGAGGAACAATATCCGTATGACGTATACCGGGTAAGACTTCAAGACCAAGCTTCAGGAGGATATCTAAATGTAGATGTCCATATGAACAGTGCGAAGCCTGTATCCTATATCCGGCAATCACCGGATTCCGACTATTCAACCAATGAGCTGGTGCCTGAATCAGAAGGGAGAGCCGCACTGCTTCGGTTATCCGAAGGCGGAATCTCACTGGAGGATAAGGTAAGTCTTGCTGTCCCAGTTCTATCCGAATTGGGCTATGACGTAAATGCGCTGGAGCTGGAAACGACCGAATCCGAACCCGGGCTTGTCTATGCAGATCACAGCAAGGAGCTCGGAGATAGCACGCTGAAGCTTAATTTCACTTTTGAGAATGGCGATATTCGTTCATTTGATCCCGAGTTCTCTGTACCTGCCGATCACACAGCATATGTAGAGAAGGAAACGTCCAGAGCCAACCTCATGACGCTTGCAGGCTATGGTTTATTCACCTTGCTGCTTGGTGTCCTCGCTATCGTGTACAGTGTACTGACAAGAGCCTATACCTCATTTAAAAGAGGAATCTGGTTATCCATTCTGTATTTCCTGTTCTCCATGATCGGTACGATCAACTTGCTGCCGACTTTCCAGGCGGAAGGTTATTCTACCCTTATGCTTGTCATCTTGTTTGGGATCCAAGCGTTGTTTACGCTGGCCATGACCGCGCTTGTATACTTCTCTCTCGTCGCTGGAAACGGACTCTGGCGAAAGGACGGCTACAATCTATGGGGACGGGCCAAGGAGCCTGGATATGGCCGCTATGTGCTTCACAGCATGTATTCGGGTTACCTATGGGCATTTATACTGCTTGGATTGCAGTCCGTCATCTTCTTCGTGCTTGAAAAAGGGCTCGGCGTATGGTCTACAACAGATGCCAGCCAGTCCCCTTATAACATGGTCTATCCGTGGCTTATGCCTATCCTTGCCTGGATGGCTGGCATTGGGGAAGAAGCCGTTTACCGTTTGTTCGGTATTCGAATCTTCAAGAAGATGGTACGAAGTACCGTGCTGGCTGCAATGATTACGTCTCTCATCTGGGCGTTCGGTCATACGCTGTATCCGATCTACCCTGTCATCACAAGACCGATTGAACTCACGATTATCGGGCTTGTATTCAGCTTCATTATGATCAAACATGGCTTCATCACTTCTGTATTCAGCCATGTTATCTTTAACAGCATTCTGATGGGCATCAGCCTGTTCGCCATGCAGGATGCCATAAATGTGGCTGCCGGAGTGTTCTGGATGATCCTTCCTGCCATCGTGGGTTATGTCATCTACCGTTTCCATTCGGGAACAAAAAAAGAGGAGCCGATATTTACGGCTCCTCATCCTGAAGAGAGTCAATAA
- the uvrC gene encoding excinuclease ABC subunit UvrC, which produces MESHLGHIQEQEKALEQIRHKLALLPDLPGCYLMKNDQGTIIYVGKAKVLKNRVRSYFTGSHNGKTQRLVADIRDFEYIVTGSNKEALLLELNLIKKHQPRYNVLLKDDKTFPYLKITNERHPKLEVTRRVLKDKAKYFGPYPNSYAAHQTKKLLDRMYPLRKCGVMPKEVCLYYHMGQCLAPCVKEIGKETYEGISTEIASFLSGGHEEIKKDLQKKMEEAAEDLYFERAKELRDQIIAIDALMEKQKITTADTKDRDVFGFAIDKGWMSVQILYIRQGKMIERHSTSFPFYGDAYADFISFVTQYYSDNPALPKEILLPLLPEEESKLQQAQGADEAHEQAQAYKLEENEQEEETVPIPDEAASADQETSGIDDPVSAAGLLQEWLDIKVLIPKRGLKRQMVSMATENAKVSLDEKFRLIERTEERTSKAAQRLGEALGLSSLSRIEAFDNSNIQGANPVSAMVVFIDGKAEKKEYRKYKIRSVKGPDDYETMREVIRRRYERVLKENLTQPDLIIVDGGRGQISSALDVLHNELGLYIPVCGLVKDAKHKTSQLMIGDTFEVIQLPRDSQEFYLLQRIQEEVHRFAITFHREQRGKSMVVSRLDSIPGIGEKRRKLLLKHFGSLRKIKEASVEDFRPLSIGDKLAQTIIDSLQDEEP; this is translated from the coding sequence ATGGAATCACATCTTGGCCATATTCAAGAACAGGAGAAGGCGCTGGAGCAGATCAGACACAAGCTGGCGCTCCTGCCCGATCTGCCTGGCTGTTATCTGATGAAGAATGATCAAGGGACGATCATCTATGTCGGGAAAGCGAAGGTGCTGAAGAATCGGGTGCGCTCCTATTTTACAGGAAGCCATAACGGGAAGACGCAGCGGCTTGTTGCGGATATCCGGGATTTTGAATACATCGTCACGGGTAGTAACAAAGAGGCGCTTCTGCTGGAGCTCAATCTGATCAAGAAGCATCAGCCGCGTTACAATGTACTGCTTAAGGATGACAAGACCTTCCCATATTTAAAAATAACGAATGAGCGGCATCCAAAGCTGGAAGTCACACGCCGGGTACTGAAGGACAAGGCAAAGTATTTTGGTCCATATCCGAACTCCTATGCAGCACATCAGACGAAGAAGCTGCTTGACCGTATGTATCCGCTGCGTAAATGCGGAGTTATGCCGAAGGAAGTATGCTTGTACTACCATATGGGACAATGTCTCGCGCCTTGTGTCAAAGAGATTGGCAAGGAGACCTATGAAGGGATCAGCACAGAGATTGCTTCCTTCCTGAGTGGAGGTCACGAAGAGATTAAGAAGGATCTTCAGAAGAAAATGGAGGAGGCCGCAGAGGATCTTTATTTTGAACGGGCTAAGGAGCTGCGTGATCAGATCATTGCGATCGATGCCCTGATGGAGAAGCAGAAGATCACGACCGCCGATACCAAGGACCGGGATGTCTTCGGCTTTGCGATAGATAAAGGCTGGATGAGTGTACAGATTCTTTATATACGCCAGGGCAAGATGATTGAGCGTCATTCCACCTCGTTTCCTTTTTACGGAGATGCGTATGCGGACTTTATATCTTTTGTAACCCAGTATTACAGTGATAATCCGGCCTTGCCGAAGGAAATACTTCTTCCCTTGCTGCCAGAGGAAGAGAGCAAGCTGCAGCAGGCTCAGGGAGCAGACGAAGCGCATGAGCAGGCACAAGCGTATAAATTAGAGGAGAACGAGCAGGAGGAGGAGACGGTTCCAATTCCTGACGAGGCTGCCTCTGCAGATCAAGAGACGAGCGGAATTGATGATCCCGTCAGTGCGGCAGGGCTGCTTCAAGAGTGGCTGGATATCAAGGTGCTTATTCCAAAGCGGGGATTGAAGCGCCAAATGGTCTCAATGGCTACAGAGAATGCGAAGGTATCTCTCGATGAGAAATTCCGTTTGATTGAGCGGACAGAGGAACGCACTTCAAAAGCCGCGCAGCGTTTGGGTGAGGCGCTTGGACTCTCCTCGCTCAGTCGGATCGAGGCCTTCGATAACTCCAATATTCAAGGAGCGAATCCGGTATCTGCAATGGTCGTGTTTATTGACGGCAAGGCGGAGAAAAAAGAGTATCGCAAATACAAGATTCGATCCGTTAAAGGCCCGGATGATTATGAAACGATGCGTGAAGTCATCCGCCGCAGATATGAGCGTGTACTGAAGGAGAATTTGACCCAGCCCGATCTGATTATCGTCGATGGCGGTCGTGGTCAGATATCCTCAGCGCTGGATGTCCTTCACAATGAACTCGGGTTATATATTCCGGTATGCGGTCTCGTTAAGGATGCGAAGCATAAAACATCGCAGCTGATGATCGGTGATACGTTCGAAGTCATTCAGCTGCCGCGGGACAGTCAGGAGTTCTACCTGCTTCAGCGAATCCAGGAGGAGGTTCACCGCTTCGCTATCACATTCCACCGTGAGCAGCGCGGCAAATCGATGGTTGTATCCCGTCTGGATTCGATACCGGGTATTGGCGAGAAACGGCGCAAGCTGCTGCTTAAGCATTTTGGATCTCTGCGCAAAATTAAAGAGGCCAGCGTCGAAGACTTCCGGCCTCTATCTATTGGCGATAAGCTCGCCCAAACTATTATTGACTCTCTTCAGGATGAGGAGCCGTAA
- the trxA gene encoding thioredoxin, with product MAIVNVSDQSFNTEVEGTGTVLVDFWAPWCGPCKMLAPILEELAGEVGDDVKIAKVNVDENPESASRFGVMSIPTLILFKDGQPVDKVVGLNSKENLKNLISKH from the coding sequence ATGGCTATTGTTAATGTATCCGATCAATCCTTCAACACTGAGGTTGAAGGCACAGGTACGGTTCTTGTAGATTTCTGGGCGCCTTGGTGCGGTCCTTGTAAAATGCTTGCTCCTATTCTGGAAGAGCTTGCTGGTGAAGTAGGCGATGACGTGAAGATCGCTAAAGTAAACGTGGATGAGAACCCTGAATCGGCTTCCCGTTTCGGTGTAATGAGCATTCCTACACTGATTCTGTTCAAAGACGGTCAGCCTGTGGATAAAGTGGTTGGCTTGAACTCTAAGGAAAACCTGAAAAATCTGATTTCCAAGCACTAA
- a CDS encoding YqzM family protein: protein MEPNIVRPYDPRSHVNEEPRNDLFDLIGGFVGMFVLMTVIFFGMVIIKFLMA from the coding sequence ATGGAACCAAACATTGTCAGACCGTACGATCCAAGGTCCCATGTGAACGAAGAACCGCGTAACGATCTCTTCGATCTCATTGGCGGATTCGTCGGCATGTTCGTGCTGATGACCGTTATCTTTTTTGGAATGGTTATCATTAAGTTCCTGATGGCGTAG
- the dnaI gene encoding primosomal protein DnaI, protein MGPLGQILQQMNPSFRQQSHAIADKLKADPSVRRFLEENPEVDDTRFMLSLSKFFQYAKDSSNCANCPGLAKCPNDFEGHYSKLSVEHFNGEPEIIDKKTPCNLQLAAMHKKKVKERIQSFYVDERALSEGYNVAEILRKDLQRAPAVNQVFRYVNEAKQNGLSPHGLYLEGSFGTGKTFLMGYLLHELALEGFTGVIVYMPDFVEDLKSMFQDGQKLKETTEMLKNCDLLIFDDIGAENLSPWVRDHVLGSILNYRMNRKPTFYTSNYNLDSLEQHLSFTSKDGEERHKGQRLMDRIRPFVDVVPVRGDNQRGKHR, encoded by the coding sequence ATGGGACCGCTAGGACAAATATTACAGCAGATGAATCCGTCGTTTCGTCAACAGTCTCATGCCATTGCGGACAAGCTGAAGGCGGATCCTTCTGTTCGCCGGTTCTTGGAAGAGAACCCTGAGGTCGATGACACCCGGTTTATGCTCTCATTATCCAAGTTTTTTCAGTATGCCAAAGACAGCAGCAATTGTGCGAACTGCCCAGGTCTTGCGAAGTGCCCGAATGACTTCGAAGGACATTATTCGAAATTGTCAGTCGAGCATTTTAACGGTGAGCCTGAAATTATAGATAAAAAAACCCCCTGCAACCTCCAGCTTGCAGCGATGCACAAGAAAAAGGTCAAGGAGCGGATCCAGAGCTTCTATGTGGATGAACGTGCTCTGAGTGAGGGGTATAATGTTGCCGAGATTCTAAGAAAAGATCTGCAGCGTGCGCCTGCCGTGAATCAGGTGTTTCGTTACGTTAATGAAGCGAAGCAGAACGGACTTTCACCACATGGACTATATCTCGAAGGCTCTTTTGGAACAGGGAAGACGTTCCTTATGGGATATTTGCTGCATGAGCTGGCGCTTGAAGGGTTCACCGGCGTCATCGTTTATATGCCTGACTTTGTAGAGGATCTGAAATCCATGTTCCAGGACGGGCAGAAGCTGAAGGAAACAACAGAGATGCTTAAGAACTGCGATCTGCTCATATTTGATGACATCGGTGCTGAGAACTTAAGCCCTTGGGTACGAGATCATGTACTGGGCTCAATTCTGAACTATCGTATGAACCGCAAGCCGACGTTCTATACTTCAAATTATAATCTGGACAGCCTGGAGCAGCATCTGAGCTTTACGAGCAAGGACGGGGAAGAACGGCATAAGGGACAACGCTTAATGGACCGGATTCGTCCTTTTGTAGACGTGGTTCCTGTACGTGGAGACAATCAGCGTGGAAAACATCGGTAA